One region of Mycolicibacterium rhodesiae NBB3 genomic DNA includes:
- a CDS encoding adenosylmethionine--8-amino-7-oxononanoate transaminase yields MPALTPAEISAIDAAHVWHPYSTIGAETLAPLVAVGAHGAWLTLHRDGHEVRALDGMASWWTAVHGHGHPALDAAISAQLATMNHVMFGGLTHEPAARLAQLLVELTPERLDTVFFSDSGSVSVEVAIKMALQYWRSIGRGEKFRLMTWRGGYHGDTFTPMSVCDPDGGMHSLWTDVLAHQEFAPAVPSEYDAAYIATFEKQLADHAHELAAVIVEPVVQGAGGMRFHDPRYLTDLRDICTRHDVLLIFDEIATGFGRTGELFAADHAGVSPDIMCVGKALTGGYLTLAATLCSGEIAQTISSHEPGALMHGPTFMANALACAVSVASVELLLAGDWRSSVRTIEKGLRDGLSPAAELPGVADVRVLGAIGVIEMDQPVDLAVSTPVALDHGVWLRPFRNLIYAMPPYICTAEEIGQITSAMVGVARALT; encoded by the coding sequence GTGCCAGCACTGACGCCCGCCGAGATCAGCGCAATCGACGCCGCCCACGTCTGGCATCCCTACAGCACGATCGGCGCCGAAACATTGGCCCCGCTGGTCGCAGTGGGCGCACACGGTGCCTGGCTGACACTGCACCGAGACGGACACGAGGTTCGCGCTCTCGACGGGATGGCGTCCTGGTGGACCGCTGTGCACGGGCACGGCCATCCGGCGCTGGACGCGGCGATCAGCGCTCAACTGGCCACCATGAATCACGTCATGTTCGGCGGGCTGACCCACGAACCGGCCGCACGGCTCGCGCAACTGCTGGTCGAGCTCACGCCGGAGAGGTTGGACACCGTCTTTTTCAGCGACTCTGGCTCGGTCTCGGTCGAGGTGGCGATCAAGATGGCGCTGCAGTACTGGCGCAGCATCGGTCGGGGGGAGAAGTTCCGGCTGATGACCTGGCGTGGCGGATACCACGGCGACACATTCACCCCGATGAGCGTCTGCGACCCCGACGGCGGGATGCACTCTCTCTGGACCGACGTGCTCGCCCACCAGGAGTTCGCGCCCGCCGTGCCGAGCGAGTACGACGCGGCCTACATCGCGACGTTCGAGAAGCAACTGGCCGACCATGCCCACGAGCTGGCCGCCGTGATCGTCGAACCCGTCGTGCAGGGGGCGGGCGGAATGCGGTTCCACGATCCGCGCTATCTCACCGACCTGCGCGACATCTGTACCCGCCACGACGTCCTGCTGATCTTCGACGAGATCGCTACCGGATTCGGCCGCACCGGCGAGCTCTTCGCCGCCGACCACGCCGGCGTCAGCCCCGACATCATGTGCGTGGGCAAGGCGCTGACCGGTGGTTACCTCACCCTGGCCGCGACGCTGTGCAGCGGCGAGATCGCCCAGACGATCAGTTCGCACGAGCCGGGCGCGCTCATGCACGGACCGACGTTCATGGCCAACGCACTGGCGTGTGCGGTCTCGGTGGCGTCGGTGGAGTTGCTGCTCGCCGGCGACTGGCGGTCGTCGGTGCGCACGATCGAGAAGGGACTGCGGGACGGACTGTCGCCCGCCGCCGAGCTGCCGGGCGTGGCCGACGTGCGGGTACTCGGCGCGATCGGCGTCATCGAGATGGACCAGCCGGTCGACCTTGCGGTCTCGACCCCGGTGGCGCTCGACCATGGGGTCTGGCTGCGACCGTTCCGCAACCTGATCTACGCGATGCCGCCCTACATATGCACCGCTGAGGAGATCGGTCAGATCACCTCGGCGATGGTCGGCGTCGCGCGTGCATTAACCTGA
- a CDS encoding acyltransferase family protein, translated as MMTLAPPRPAPSAEPGHPPREAKASQGARASDFYRHDLDGLRGVAILLVAVFHVWFGRVSGGVDVFLALSGFFFGGRILRTAMTPGASLWPVPEVTRLVRRLLPALVVVLACAAVLTILIQPETRWETFADQSLASLGYYQNWELATTASDYLRAGEAVSPLQHIWSMSVQGQFYIAFLALIFGSALLFRRIFGRHMRIAFIALLSALTVASFVYAIFAHNADQATAYYNSFARAWELLLGALVGAVVSRLSWPMWLRTITAVIGLAAILACGALIDGVHEFPGPWALVPVGATMLFILSAANRVADPHTAGRMPAPNRLLATAPFVALGAMAYSLYLWHWPLLIFYLSYTGHPRVNFVEGAAVLLVSGVLAWLTTKFVENPLRYKTAAASAPAVPLRARLRRPTMALGSVVVLLAVALTATSFTWREHVTVERSSSKELTGLSSRDYPGARALLDKAKVPKLPMRPTVLEARNDLPRTTEDGCISDFDNVGVITCNYGDDQATRTIALAGGSHAEHWITALDLLGRMHHFKVVTYLKMGCPLTTEEVPLVMGDNRPYPKCHEWNERVMAKIIADRPDYVFTTATRPWNIKPGDVMPGTYTGIWRQLSDNDIPILAMRDTPWLVRNGQPYFPADCLAEGGNAISCGVKRSDVLSPRNPTLDWVAQFPLLKPLDMSDAVCRKDICRAVEGNVLLYHDAHHISTTYMRTMTTELGRQIAAATGWWAD; from the coding sequence ATGATGACCCTCGCCCCTCCCCGGCCGGCGCCGTCCGCCGAACCGGGACATCCGCCACGCGAAGCCAAGGCTTCACAGGGAGCACGCGCTTCCGATTTCTACCGCCACGATCTCGACGGACTGCGCGGTGTGGCGATTCTGCTTGTCGCGGTGTTTCACGTGTGGTTCGGCCGCGTGTCCGGCGGTGTGGACGTCTTCCTCGCGCTGTCGGGCTTCTTCTTCGGTGGACGCATCCTGCGCACGGCGATGACGCCCGGCGCATCGCTGTGGCCGGTGCCCGAGGTCACCCGGCTGGTCCGCCGGCTGCTGCCCGCACTGGTGGTCGTGCTGGCGTGCGCTGCGGTGCTGACGATTCTCATCCAGCCCGAGACACGGTGGGAGACATTCGCCGACCAGAGTCTGGCGAGTCTGGGCTACTACCAGAACTGGGAGTTGGCCACCACCGCTTCGGATTACCTCCGCGCGGGCGAGGCCGTCAGTCCGCTGCAGCACATCTGGTCCATGTCGGTGCAGGGACAGTTCTACATCGCGTTCCTGGCCCTGATCTTCGGATCCGCTCTACTGTTCCGCCGGATCTTCGGCCGCCATATGCGGATCGCCTTCATCGCGCTGCTGAGCGCGCTGACTGTCGCGTCTTTCGTCTACGCGATCTTCGCTCACAACGCCGACCAGGCCACCGCGTACTACAACAGCTTCGCCCGGGCATGGGAACTGCTGCTCGGTGCGCTGGTCGGCGCGGTGGTGTCGCGGCTGAGCTGGCCGATGTGGCTGCGCACGATCACCGCGGTGATCGGCCTGGCCGCGATCCTCGCGTGCGGCGCCTTGATCGACGGGGTGCACGAGTTCCCCGGCCCCTGGGCACTGGTGCCGGTCGGTGCGACGATGCTGTTCATCCTGTCCGCGGCGAACCGGGTGGCCGATCCGCACACCGCCGGTCGCATGCCCGCACCCAACCGTCTGTTGGCCACCGCTCCGTTCGTTGCGCTCGGCGCAATGGCCTACTCGCTGTACCTGTGGCACTGGCCGCTGCTCATCTTTTACTTGTCCTACACCGGACATCCGCGCGTGAACTTCGTCGAGGGCGCCGCGGTGTTGTTGGTGTCCGGCGTGTTGGCCTGGCTGACAACGAAATTCGTCGAGAACCCGTTGCGATACAAGACGGCCGCGGCTTCGGCGCCCGCCGTCCCGCTGCGCGCCCGCCTGCGCAGACCGACGATGGCACTCGGTTCGGTGGTCGTGCTGCTCGCGGTGGCGCTGACCGCCACATCGTTCACGTGGCGCGAACACGTCACGGTGGAACGCTCGAGCAGTAAGGAACTGACCGGCCTTTCGTCACGCGATTATCCCGGTGCCCGCGCGCTTCTCGACAAGGCCAAGGTGCCCAAGCTGCCGATGCGCCCGACGGTGCTCGAGGCCAGAAACGACCTGCCCCGAACCACCGAGGACGGCTGCATCAGCGACTTCGACAATGTCGGCGTCATCACCTGCAACTACGGCGACGACCAGGCCACCCGCACCATTGCGCTCGCGGGGGGTTCACACGCCGAACACTGGATCACCGCTCTGGACCTCCTTGGCCGGATGCACCACTTCAAAGTCGTCACCTACCTGAAGATGGGTTGCCCACTGACGACCGAGGAAGTTCCTCTGGTCATGGGCGACAACCGCCCCTATCCGAAGTGCCACGAGTGGAACGAGCGGGTGATGGCCAAAATCATCGCCGACCGTCCCGACTACGTATTCACGACCGCCACCCGGCCGTGGAACATCAAACCCGGCGACGTCATGCCGGGCACGTACACCGGCATCTGGCGACAGTTGTCCGACAACGACATCCCCATCCTGGCGATGCGCGACACGCCATGGCTCGTGCGTAACGGTCAGCCCTACTTCCCCGCCGACTGCCTGGCCGAGGGCGGTAACGCCATCTCGTGCGGAGTCAAGCGATCCGACGTGCTGTCACCCCGCAACCCGACTCTTGACTGGGTCGCCCAATTCCCGTTGCTCAAGCCGCTGGACATGAGCGACGCGGTCTGCCGTAAGGACATCTGTCGCGCAGTCGAGGGAAATGTGTTGCTGTATCACGATGCCCACCACATTTCGACCACCTACATGCGCACGATGACCACGGAGCTGGGACGGCAGATCGCCGCGGCCACCGGTTGGTGGGCGGACTGA
- the glgX gene encoding glycogen debranching protein GlgX, translating to MPPDAPASVPTVWPGTSYPLGATYDGAGTNFSLFSEVAERVELCLVGKDGSEERINLDEVDGYVWHCYLPTVTPGQRYGFRVYGPWDPSAGLRCDPSKLLLDPYGKSFHGEFDFSQALFSYDLTAEDLASGGTPPMVDSLGHTMTSVVINPYFDWASDRAPRTPYHQTVIYEAHVKGMTQTHPGIPEDMRGTYAGLAHPVIIDHLKSLNVTAIELMPVHQFMHDHRLLDLGLRNYWGYNTFGFLAPHYQYAANKHAGGAVAEFKAMVRAFHEAGIEVILDVVYNHTAEGNHLGPTINLRGIDNAAYYRLMDDDKRLYRDFTGTGNSLNPRHPHTLQLIMDSLRYWVLEMHVDGFRFDLAAALAREFFEVDRLSAFFDLVQQDPVISQVKLIAEPWDVGEGGYQVGNFPGLWTEWNGKYRDTVRDYWRGEPATLGEFASRLTGSSDLYEATGRRPGASINFVTCHDGFPLADLVSYNEKHNEANGEDNRDGESHNRSWNCGVEGPTDDPDILALRAKQMRNIMGTLMMSQGTPMISHGDEIGRTQRGNNNVYCQDSEISWMDWSLCETNAEQLAFTRKVTKLRRKHPVFRRRRFFEGKPIRSGDQFRDIAWLTPSGNEMTPEDWESGLDKCVAVFLNGEAITAPDERGERVVDDSFLLCFNAHDKQVDFSAPDNGYASQWTAAVDTAHPAGDSDLVVAAGEKIPLQPRSLLVLRKTA from the coding sequence ATGCCACCCGACGCGCCGGCGTCGGTACCCACCGTCTGGCCGGGAACCAGTTATCCGCTCGGAGCCACCTACGACGGTGCGGGTACCAACTTCTCGTTGTTCTCCGAGGTCGCCGAACGGGTGGAGTTGTGCCTCGTCGGCAAGGACGGCAGTGAGGAGCGCATCAATCTCGATGAGGTCGACGGGTACGTGTGGCACTGCTACCTGCCCACCGTCACACCCGGCCAGCGCTACGGCTTTCGCGTATACGGACCGTGGGACCCGTCCGCCGGGCTCCGCTGCGATCCGAGCAAGCTGTTGCTCGATCCATACGGCAAGTCCTTTCACGGCGAGTTCGACTTCAGCCAGGCGCTGTTCTCCTACGACCTGACGGCCGAGGACCTCGCGAGCGGCGGGACGCCGCCGATGGTCGACTCGCTGGGGCACACGATGACCAGCGTCGTGATCAATCCCTACTTCGACTGGGCATCGGATCGCGCGCCCCGCACGCCGTACCACCAGACCGTCATCTACGAAGCCCACGTCAAGGGCATGACGCAGACCCATCCCGGCATTCCGGAGGACATGCGCGGGACGTACGCAGGCCTCGCGCATCCGGTGATCATCGATCACCTGAAGTCGCTGAACGTCACCGCGATCGAGCTCATGCCCGTGCACCAATTCATGCACGACCACCGGCTGCTCGATCTGGGACTACGAAACTACTGGGGCTACAACACCTTTGGCTTCCTGGCCCCGCACTACCAATATGCGGCCAACAAGCACGCCGGCGGCGCCGTCGCGGAGTTCAAGGCGATGGTTCGGGCCTTCCACGAGGCCGGCATCGAGGTGATTCTCGACGTCGTCTACAACCACACCGCCGAAGGCAACCACCTCGGGCCGACGATCAATCTGCGCGGCATCGACAACGCGGCGTACTACCGGCTGATGGACGACGACAAGCGGTTGTACCGCGACTTCACCGGCACCGGCAACAGCCTCAACCCCCGGCATCCGCACACGCTGCAACTGATCATGGACTCGCTGCGGTACTGGGTCCTGGAGATGCATGTCGACGGGTTCCGCTTCGACCTGGCGGCCGCACTGGCCCGGGAGTTCTTCGAAGTCGACAGGCTGAGCGCATTCTTCGACCTCGTGCAGCAGGACCCGGTGATCAGCCAGGTGAAGCTGATCGCCGAGCCGTGGGACGTCGGCGAGGGCGGCTATCAAGTCGGCAACTTCCCAGGTTTGTGGACCGAATGGAATGGGAAGTATCGCGACACTGTGCGCGATTACTGGCGGGGCGAGCCCGCAACCCTAGGCGAATTCGCATCCCGGCTGACCGGGTCGTCGGACCTGTACGAGGCGACCGGCCGGCGCCCCGGTGCGAGCATCAACTTCGTCACCTGCCACGATGGTTTCCCGCTCGCGGACCTGGTGTCGTACAACGAGAAACACAACGAGGCCAACGGCGAAGACAACCGCGATGGGGAAAGCCACAACCGCTCGTGGAATTGTGGCGTCGAGGGCCCCACCGATGACCCCGACATCCTCGCGCTGCGCGCCAAGCAGATGCGCAACATCATGGGCACGCTGATGATGTCGCAGGGCACCCCGATGATCTCGCACGGTGACGAGATCGGTCGCACGCAGCGGGGCAACAACAACGTCTACTGCCAGGACTCCGAGATCTCGTGGATGGACTGGTCGCTGTGCGAAACGAACGCCGAGCAGCTGGCGTTCACCCGCAAGGTCACCAAGTTGCGCCGCAAGCATCCGGTGTTCCGGCGCCGCCGGTTCTTCGAGGGCAAGCCGATCCGCAGCGGTGACCAGTTTCGTGACATCGCCTGGCTGACGCCGTCGGGCAACGAGATGACGCCCGAGGACTGGGAGTCCGGCCTCGACAAGTGTGTCGCGGTGTTCCTCAACGGCGAGGCCATCACCGCCCCCGACGAACGCGGTGAACGAGTCGTCGACGACTCATTCCTGTTGTGCTTCAACGCGCACGACAAGCAGGTCGACTTCTCCGCTCCCGACAACGGCTATGCCAGCCAGTGGACCGCGGCTGTCGACACCGCGCACCCAGCGGGCGACTCCGACCTCGTGGTGGCTGCGGGAGAGAAGATCCCGCTCCAGCCGCGGTCGCTGCTGGTCCTTCGTAAGACCGCCTAG
- the treY gene encoding malto-oligosyltrehalose synthase: protein MTSRPTSTYRLQMRGDAFTFADAENLLDYLDALGVSHLYLSPILTAAEGSTHGYDVTDPLTVSAALGGAEGLARLSSAARQRNIGLIVDIVPNHVGVDDPQQNKWWLDVLTHGRDSVYASYFDVDWDLDQDGRIVLPVLGEDGDDPPPGYPADSTHYRAIGWRNGICGYRRFFSITSLAGLRQEDRAVFDATHKEVKRWFDEGLVDGIRIDHPDGLSDPAGYLAWLRELVGPQAWIVVEKILAVDEALEPTLPVAGTTGYDALREIGGVFIDPAGEDALTDLFDSAGSPYADMPALARRLKAEAVTETLKSELARVCRTITAATGTEHPDVPAAVAALLSHVEVYRSDYRGLPVVLPIAFSDAEAERPDLATAFALIAAALAVSTETNVRLQQLCGAATAKSMEDCLFYRDARLVSLNEVGGEPRRFGVGVGEFHQRAAVRAREWPLAMVALTTHDTKRGEDVRARIGVLSQVPSLWAELVGKWALAAPPPDAATGLFLLQNMFGVWPVDGSVGDALRERLHAYAEKAIREAASHTTWNDPDDEFETAVHRWIDTVCDGPVGAEMTSLVGRLDLHARSDSLGQKLIALTAPGVPDIYQGTELWGDSLVDPDNRRPVDYATRVQALDTLRHPKIRVVAAALRSRRERTASYTDGGYTPVLAEGPAAGHLLAFLRGGDVLTAVSRHTVVLSETGWGDTALALPEGQWIDRLSGARFTGRVLAVELFAELPVALLERIDG from the coding sequence ATGACTTCTCGCCCAACCTCGACATACCGGCTGCAGATGCGCGGTGACGCCTTCACGTTCGCCGACGCCGAAAACCTGCTCGACTATCTCGACGCGCTCGGTGTCTCACATCTGTATCTGTCTCCGATCCTGACCGCCGCGGAAGGCTCGACCCACGGCTACGACGTCACGGATCCGCTGACCGTCTCGGCCGCGCTCGGCGGCGCCGAGGGTCTTGCCCGGCTGTCTTCGGCGGCACGTCAGAGGAACATCGGCCTGATCGTCGACATCGTGCCGAACCACGTGGGAGTGGACGATCCCCAGCAGAACAAGTGGTGGCTGGATGTTCTCACGCACGGGCGTGATTCGGTGTACGCCTCGTACTTCGATGTCGACTGGGACCTGGACCAGGACGGCCGGATCGTGCTGCCGGTCCTCGGGGAGGACGGCGACGACCCGCCGCCCGGCTACCCCGCCGACAGCACGCACTATCGCGCCATCGGCTGGCGGAACGGAATCTGCGGCTATCGGCGGTTCTTTTCGATCACGTCGCTGGCCGGGCTGCGCCAGGAGGACCGCGCCGTCTTCGACGCAACCCATAAAGAGGTCAAACGCTGGTTCGACGAAGGCCTCGTCGACGGAATCCGCATCGATCATCCCGACGGATTGTCCGACCCCGCAGGCTATCTCGCGTGGTTGCGTGAACTGGTCGGGCCGCAGGCGTGGATCGTCGTGGAGAAGATCCTCGCGGTCGACGAAGCGTTGGAACCAACGTTGCCCGTCGCCGGGACCACCGGTTACGACGCGCTGCGCGAGATCGGCGGCGTGTTCATCGATCCTGCCGGTGAAGACGCCCTGACCGACCTGTTCGACTCGGCCGGTTCGCCGTACGCCGACATGCCCGCGCTCGCCCGCCGCCTCAAGGCCGAGGCTGTCACCGAAACCCTCAAGAGCGAACTCGCCCGGGTGTGCCGCACGATCACGGCGGCCACCGGCACCGAACACCCTGATGTGCCGGCCGCGGTGGCCGCGCTCCTCAGCCACGTCGAGGTTTACCGCTCGGATTATCGGGGGCTGCCAGTGGTGCTGCCGATCGCCTTCTCCGATGCCGAGGCCGAACGACCGGATCTCGCAACGGCTTTCGCGCTCATCGCGGCGGCGCTGGCCGTCAGCACCGAGACCAACGTGCGGCTGCAGCAACTGTGCGGCGCCGCGACGGCCAAGTCGATGGAGGACTGCCTGTTCTACCGCGACGCCAGGCTGGTTTCGCTCAACGAGGTGGGCGGAGAGCCGCGCCGATTCGGTGTCGGCGTCGGCGAGTTCCATCAGCGTGCGGCGGTGCGTGCACGCGAATGGCCACTCGCGATGGTCGCCCTGACGACCCACGACACCAAGCGCGGTGAGGATGTCCGCGCGAGGATCGGCGTGCTGTCGCAAGTGCCGTCGCTGTGGGCCGAGCTCGTCGGGAAGTGGGCGTTGGCCGCACCGCCGCCGGACGCGGCGACGGGACTCTTCCTGCTGCAGAACATGTTCGGGGTGTGGCCGGTCGACGGTTCCGTCGGTGACGCGCTGCGTGAGCGTCTGCACGCCTACGCGGAGAAGGCCATCCGCGAGGCCGCGTCGCACACCACGTGGAACGACCCGGACGACGAGTTCGAGACGGCCGTCCACCGTTGGATCGACACCGTCTGCGACGGACCCGTCGGCGCCGAGATGACCTCTCTGGTGGGCAGGCTGGACCTGCATGCGCGCAGCGATTCCCTCGGCCAGAAGCTGATTGCACTGACCGCACCTGGCGTACCGGATATCTATCAGGGCACCGAGCTGTGGGGGGACAGCCTGGTCGACCCCGATAATCGCCGCCCGGTGGACTACGCAACCCGCGTGCAGGCGCTTGACACGCTGCGTCATCCGAAGATTCGCGTCGTGGCTGCGGCGTTGCGGTCCAGGCGCGAGCGCACCGCCAGCTACACCGACGGCGGCTACACCCCGGTGCTGGCCGAAGGCCCGGCCGCCGGACATCTGCTGGCGTTCCTGCGCGGCGGCGACGTGTTGACCGCAGTGAGCAGGCACACGGTGGTGCTGTCCGAAACCGGCTGGGGCGACACCGCATTGGCCCTGCCCGAGGGGCAATGGATCGATCGCCTCTCCGGCGCCCGGTTCACCGGGCGCGTCCTGGCCGTCGAGTTGTTCGCGGAACTTCCGGTCGCACTGTTGGAGCGCATCGATGGCTGA
- the treZ gene encoding malto-oligosyltrehalose trehalohydrolase, whose amino-acid sequence MAEFSVWAPIPERVRLDLDGTLHDMTRSDDGWWRAEVEAGEGARYGFVLDDDPTVLPDPRSPRQPDGVHERSALWRPDAGAWTDNGWAGASIEGRVIYELHVGTFTPGATFDSAIEKLDYLVDLGVDFVEVMPVNAFGGTHGWGYDGVLWYAVHEPYGGPGALVRFIDACHHRGLGVLIDAVFNHLGPSGNYLPRFGPYLSSGSNPWGESINISGPDADEVRRYIIECALRWMREFHADGLRLDAVHALVDTTAIHILEELSAETDALAEELGRPLSLIAESDLNDPRLITPRDRGGLGMTAQWDDDIHHAIHAAVSGERQGYYNDFGSMEALAQTLKHGYFHAGTYSSFRHRRHGRPLDTATIPATRLLAYTLTHDQVGNRACGDRPSQNLTFGQLAVKAALAIGSPYTAMLFMGEEWGSSSPFQFFTSHPEPDLARATAEGRKREFAEHGWDADEIPDPQDPDTYERSKLNWHEIGEGEHGRLAQIYRELIALRHDEPDLADPWLDHMRVDYDEDRQWIVMERGSLVVAANLGTDAVDIPVTGDVVLAWEDPTVESQSTTVPGRSFAILRRSQSR is encoded by the coding sequence ATGGCTGAATTCTCGGTATGGGCACCGATTCCCGAGCGGGTACGCCTGGACCTCGACGGGACACTGCACGACATGACCCGTTCAGACGACGGATGGTGGCGTGCCGAGGTCGAAGCGGGCGAAGGCGCGCGCTACGGGTTCGTCCTCGACGACGACCCGACAGTGCTGCCCGATCCGCGGTCGCCGCGCCAACCCGACGGCGTGCATGAACGCTCGGCATTGTGGCGGCCCGACGCCGGCGCATGGACCGACAACGGTTGGGCCGGCGCCTCGATCGAGGGCAGGGTGATCTACGAACTGCATGTCGGTACCTTCACCCCCGGTGCGACGTTCGATTCGGCGATCGAGAAGCTCGACTATCTGGTCGATCTCGGTGTCGACTTCGTCGAAGTCATGCCCGTGAACGCCTTCGGTGGCACGCACGGGTGGGGTTACGACGGGGTGCTCTGGTACGCGGTGCACGAACCGTACGGCGGACCGGGCGCGTTGGTGCGCTTCATCGACGCCTGCCACCACCGCGGCCTCGGCGTGTTGATCGACGCGGTGTTCAACCACCTCGGTCCGTCGGGTAACTACCTGCCGCGCTTCGGCCCCTACCTCTCGTCAGGCAGCAACCCGTGGGGCGAATCGATCAACATCTCCGGGCCGGATGCCGACGAAGTGCGCCGCTACATCATCGAGTGCGCACTGCGCTGGATGCGCGAGTTCCACGCCGACGGCCTTCGCCTCGATGCCGTGCACGCTCTCGTCGACACGACGGCGATCCACATTCTCGAAGAGCTCTCAGCGGAAACCGATGCGCTGGCCGAGGAGTTGGGCCGCCCGCTGTCACTGATCGCAGAGAGTGACCTCAACGACCCGCGGCTGATCACGCCGCGCGACCGCGGGGGTCTGGGGATGACCGCACAGTGGGATGACGACATCCACCACGCCATCCACGCCGCGGTGTCCGGTGAGCGCCAGGGCTACTACAACGATTTCGGCTCGATGGAAGCGCTTGCACAGACGTTGAAGCACGGGTACTTCCATGCGGGGACGTACTCGTCGTTCCGCCATCGCCGGCACGGGCGGCCGCTGGACACCGCGACGATTCCCGCGACCCGGCTGCTTGCGTACACCCTCACGCATGACCAGGTGGGGAACCGTGCGTGCGGCGACCGCCCCTCGCAGAACCTCACCTTCGGACAGTTGGCGGTCAAAGCCGCATTGGCCATCGGATCGCCCTACACCGCAATGCTTTTCATGGGTGAGGAGTGGGGCTCGTCATCTCCGTTCCAGTTCTTCACCTCACACCCCGAACCCGATCTGGCCAGAGCAACCGCCGAGGGGCGGAAACGAGAATTCGCCGAGCACGGGTGGGACGCCGACGAGATCCCCGATCCGCAGGACCCCGACACGTATGAACGGTCCAAGCTGAACTGGCACGAGATCGGCGAGGGCGAGCATGGCAGGCTCGCCCAGATCTATCGCGAGCTGATCGCGTTGCGCCACGACGAGCCAGATCTTGCCGACCCGTGGCTGGACCACATGCGCGTCGACTACGACGAAGATCGGCAGTGGATCGTGATGGAGCGCGGATCGCTGGTCGTCGCGGCCAACCTCGGCACCGACGCCGTTGACATCCCGGTCACCGGCGATGTCGTGCTGGCATGGGAAGACCCGACCGTCGAGTCGCAGTCGACGACGGTGCCCGGACGCTCTTTTGCGATCCTTCGCCGCTCTCAGAGTAGGTAG